CTGATTTCCACCCGTTGGCGTGTAGCAGCATTGCTGTATGCATATCTTCGGAGAGACCGGGGGCGTGACCACCGATGGAATCGAGCGCATCTCTTCGGAACGTGCAGTTAGCTCCAATGGCTTGGGCTGTTCCATAATTCCCCATACAGGTCATCATGGGGCCATAGAACGTATACGTCTGCTCGGCTGCCCCGTAGGCAACCAGACTTTCCTTATGGTTATAATACCCCTGTACACACTGAACAAAGCCAATAGTCGGATCGTCGAAGTGGAGCAAAACGTGATCTAAGAAATCAGGGGCTGGTACGTGGTCAGGGTCAATCACCAGGCATATTTCGCCAGTGGCCTGCTGAAGCGCATGGTTGATATTGCCAGCTTTGGCGTCTTTTTTGTCGGTGCGTGTAACATGCCGTACGCCCAATTCTGCACAAATCTGTCGTAAGTAAGGGTCATTGGCTTCGTCGCAGAGGTATGTTGTATGCGGATAAGAGATCGCCTGAATGGCTCGCAGAGAATTGATAACCATGTCGTGCGGTTCGCCGGGGCAGTAGGTTGTCAATACATCGACTCGCCAGGTCCGGGTAGAGGGGGGCACAACCAACGGTTTCACCTGCCAGTAATGGTACCATTCGTGGAGTAGTCGGAAGAGCTTGAAGAATACTGATACGGTTAACATGCCAAACAGCCAGCCATAGCCCCGATTTCCCGGTTGTAGATACACGCCTAAAAAGGCTACAATAAAAAAGAGACCGGCAATGATCAAAATCCGAATAGGCTGCCTGTCGCTTGGCTTATAGGCAAAGTTATAGGCAGCGTTCGGCGAACGGTGAAGATGAGTAAGCCAGTTCATATGGGTTAGATTCGAATGGTGCCGCACGAATTTGGTTTTTCAACGGTCTGGTAACCAAGTGAATAACAGATCGTGATTTTGTATTCGTATGACGTAATTCGTATCTTTTATGACTTTGAAAGTTATCCTGAGTCAAAATAGAGGAAGGATAAATTTTGATACTGTATTGATGCGTACGGGTTTACTAGTATTCAGTCTACTGGCGGGCCATCTACTGACGGGTTGCCATGGGTCAACGGCTCCTAACAATGAAACTTCCTCGACAGTTAAGCCAACGGCTATTCACTGGACTGGGCAATCGTATGAGTTATTGCGAAATGGGAAACCTTACTTTATTCAGGGGGCGGGTGGTAAGAGCCATTTTGAACGTCTGAAAGCCTGTGGAGGAAACTCGATCCGAATCTGGGACGACCTCGACGCCGATCAGATTTTAGCGCAGGCGCAACGGCTGGACCTTACCGTACTGTTTGGAATTTGGGTAGCTAAAGAAGCTGATGGTTTCGATTATCATGATCGACAGGCAGTTGATCAGCAATTCGAACAGATCCGAAAAACGGTACTAAAATATCGTAATCACCCGGCTTTGTTGATGTGGTGCGTGGGGAACGAGTGGGCGCAGGACGCCAATAATTTTGGGGTTTTCGATGAGGTCAACCGCATTGCGGCCATGATTCATGAACTTGATCCCGATCATCCGGTTACAACCGCTATTGCCCCCGATAGTGGCCGGGCTATCTGGCTCGTTCGTGAGCGATGCCCTGAGATCGACATCCTTTCGTTTAATGTGTATGGTACCATTTCATCAGTTACCCAGTACCTGAAAGAAGGCGGGTGGACTAAGCCGTACTTAATCTCAGAGTTTGGGGCTAAAGGTTATTGGGAAGAGCCGCATACGCCCTGGGAAACCGCTATCGAACCAACCAGTCAGCAGAAGTACGAATTTGTCAGGCATACCTATCCGCAATACATTGGTTCCCGGCCTCCCAATTGCTTAGGGTCGTATATGTTTTACTGGGGCAGTAAGCAGGAGGATACCCATACTTGGTTTAGTATGTTCGATGAACAAGGTCGGGAAACTTCCCTGGTTGGGCTCATGCAGGAACTCTGGACGAAACGTGTGCCTGATAATCAGTCACCTGTTATTCGGCAGATACGCATCGATGGAGCTATTAAAATGGGTGTCCAATGGTCAGCAGCAGAACGCGTTCATCAGGTTCAGGTACTGGCTACCGACGCTGATAACGACTCACTGACGTATCATTGGGAAATAAAACCGGCTGCCCGACTAACCGCTGATTATATTGATACGCCAATCCAGACTATTGATGGTCTGATTACCTCAACGGCTATAAACGCCATTCAATTCGTACTGCCTTCCAAACCAGGTGCATACAGGCTATTTGTGTTCGTTTACGACACTCACCAACACGTAGCTACTGCCAATGTGCCCTTTTTAGTGAAAGGCGAAAAAGCAGTTCAGTAACTCCGATAAAAGTGCTTTACAGAAGCCCCTGTCGGTAAGCTTTTATCTGGTCGAAGGAAAGCTTATAAGCCAGTGTGAGAACGGCATAAATGGCACCCCCAATAGCAATTTCGGCGAATGCATTGATTGGCCCCGAATACCCAATAAGCATTTTATAGATACTGATAATTGCCACCATAATCAGACAGAATGTGATGGGCTTTGCAATGTTTTTCAGGAAGTCCCCGAAAAAGTCGCCAATCAGGTAGTTGACCATGCCAAAATTCACAAGCATATTCAGGAAGGTAGTCAGCAGGAAGGCGATGGCAATGCCCATAACCCCCCAGTATGTACCAAATAGGTACACTAAGGGAATCTTGACAATCAATGTTCCCAGGTTAAGGTAAAATAGCAGACTGGGCTTCCCTCTCGTAAAGGCTACGGTATAGAGTGGGTGGCTCAGGCAGATAAAAACGCCTACAAATACGAAAATTCGGATAAGTTCGATGCTTTTCTCCCAACCTGGGCCATATATCAATGGAACAACCGTATCGGCCGTAATGAAGAGACCTGCCAGAAGGGGTAAATTGCAATAACTGATAAAGTCCAGAATTTTCAGATACGATTTCCGAAGCTCAGACGTATTTTCTTTCATGCGCGCCAGAATCGGATAGGCTACCTGTAGAATGATCGGATTGAGTTTCATGATCGGAAATACACAGAGCTGGTAAGCTACCGTATAATACCCCAGCATTTTAACGCCCAGCATTCCGCCCAGAAAAATATTGTCGGTATTCGATTGAACGTAGCCCAGGAATCCATCGCCCATGTTGTAAACCCCGAAGCGGAGGTGTTCTTTAATCGTGTAAATATTAAAGTACAATTTGGGAATAAAGAACTTTAGGCCGAACGCAATCTGCAAAATGGATCGTGTTGTTTGTGATACGAGCGATCCGATGATGAGCGATAATTCATGGTAACCATTATAGGCCAGCGTAACCGTAACCGCTGTTCCTAATACCGAACCCGTAATGTCGATGATGGCAACCGATTTGAACCGAAGCTCTTTTTCAAGCAAAAACATATAGATCTGCCCGAAATACACAATCACGAAATAATACGAGGATAGATTGAGTACCTGCGCCAGTTTGGGTTCGTGATAAAAAGCGATAATCGATGGGCTACTAAGATGAATAACAATGAAAATCACGAACCCCACCAGCAAATTCAGGTAGTAGAGGGTCGATAACACATTGCGGTCGCTTTCCTGCTTGTAAATAATGGAGTTAGCAAAGCCCAGGTTCGCGAAAACCTGAAAAAAGGCAAGAATCAGGTTGCTTACACTGACAATACCAAAATCGGAAGGCGCTAATACGCGAGCCAGAACGGCCACTTGTATGAACTGAAAAAGGGTAGCGATGCCCGTCGAAACGGTAATCCACTTTCCCCCGTTCATTGCCTTTTGTGTATTACTCATTTATTATCGTATGGGTTAGCAAGTCGTACTGGTTGATGAATTGTTACAGCCAGGTCTCATTGGATAATAATTGCTGATCTGACGTTCATAACGTAACGGATTTCTATGTTAAGACTTTCTTTTCTTCTTCATGTAACACCTGATGGGCTTTCTTTGAGTTACTGGTATGTGTGCGGTCGCTCAGCGAAACAGAAAAACGCGGCCGGTTTGGCTAATTTCTCGTTTAGGTAGAGTAACGGATTGATAGGTAACGATCCAGGTGTAGGTATCGGCAGGGCAGGGCGATCCGTTGAAGGTGCCATCCCAGGTTTCGGCTGGATTTTGACTGCTGAAAATTAAATTTCCCCACCTATTGAAGACTCGGATACTAAATGCATTTGAAGTTCTGAGCTGAGTGAAAAAAGCCAGCCGATCGTTCATGCCGTCATTATTTGGGCTAAAGGCATCAGGGATATAAACGGTTTCGGGTTGATCGGGACACTCACCACATTGTCGCACCTGGAAATCGTCGAGGGCCATATCATTTCCGCAACCATAATCCCCCTGATTGTTAATTAATTTGATAACAATATCTTCGGTCGATGTTGGAGCCGTAAATAGTACTGAGCAACGGCGCCAGGTGGGCGTATCCGTCTGTGGAATCTGACCAATGGTGAGGCTCTGAATGACGAGCCCTTCTGAGGTTTCGATGCTAATGGATAAGTTCGGGATCAGTGCATTCAGGCAGGTTTCGGTACGAAGCAGATTCATGACCCAGAACGAAACTTCGTACGACGTTCCTTTGCATAACCCTGAAACGGCCTGTTGGTAGAAAACGCCCGGTTTATTTCCGCCATTAACCACCAGCATGTTCCCCCGTATGCTTGCGGAGGTATGATCCCGATCGACGGCATACCAGGTTGAATTGAAGCAGGTACCATCGAGCGAGGACAAAACTGCGTATTGTCCATCGCCAGGACAGTCGATCGGCTCAAATTCATAAGTAGTCTGATTGGCAATCGAAACGGGATTACCTGCTACGCCAAATGTTTGGTCAATTACCAGTTCGCCGGCGGGATTAGCGCATTGCTGTGCCGTAACCAGTTGGGGGCGGGCATAGAGGAAACAGGCAATCAGACCGATTGCAAGGCGTAACGTAATGGATAGCCGATGGCTATTCCTGATAACTTTGCGAGCCGCACCTATCATACCTGCCTATTAAGACAGTATTCTATTTTTTTGGTCACCATTTATAGGATTGTATCGTTTTATTGTGTATAAATTGTTGGATTTTATAAACTAATAGATTCGTGTTGAATCGAAGCAGTACTGATTCTGTCATCAGGTGTACAACGCTGTCATCCACAAAATGGGAAGACTGGACGGTCTGCCCTTATACGGATCCATTGGCTGTTTTTCGATTTGAATGGCCACGTCAGATAGAGCTAGACGAATTATTGAGTGAACTCTCGTTTGCTGAGATCGAGCGGGCGAAACGTTTCCGTCGGCAGGAGGATCAGCTTCGTTTTGCGTATGGTCGATGTATACTTCGACGGTTGCTTGGAAATTACATTGGTCAGCCGCTTGCCAGTATAGAATTGACCGAAGGCATGAACCGAAAGCCAGTATTTACTAATTCGCCCGGTTGGCAGTTTAATATATCCCACTCTGGCAATTGGGTTCTGGTGGCTATTAGTACCGTATGGGTTGGTGTCGATCTGGAGAAATCCATTCAGGGCTTTGACTTTCAGGGTATTGTTTCTCAGAGTTTTAGTAAGTCTGAGCAGCAGTTTGTCGATAAAAGCCTTAACCGCGTTAACGCATTTTATACAATCTGGACGAGGAAAGAAGCGCTGGTCAAGGCAACGGCAAAAGGCGTTGATGAAGATTTTGTGCGGGTCCCCTCGCTGGACGGTATCCATTCTGTCGATAGTCTGGTAATTGGGAGTTCAGGTGACTGGCTGGTAAACAGCTTTTGGGTGGCAGAGGGGTATACGGCAGCGGTGGCCTACCCAGGCACGATTAAAGGACCTCTATTTTATACGCTCGATAGCCGATTTTTTAGGCGTGGCTAATGGGTTATGGTCGCTTAAATACGTAGTATCTGTTCGCGAAAATGGGTAAATTTGAGGAATGGTAAATTTTACTATTTAAAGTAATTGTTACCTTTTACCCAGAGTCTCATGCGTAAGCTTCCTTCGCTACTGCTGTCTATCATTGTCCTGATTATCCTCTTGGCCTTCTCGTCAGTTGAGCATGGGCTGTTGATTGGCCCAGTGGATACTGGTTTGCCTCCCGAAGAAAATCGATTTACCAGAGTAGTGATTGCGGATAAACTGGACGAACCAATGGCCATGACCATGCTCAACGATGGTCGGGTATTGTTCATCGAGCGGAAGGGGCAAATCCATATCTACAATCCCGCTACCGGAAAAATTAACCTGATCGCTACAATACCCGTCAGCACAAAATACACCAGTAAGGAAGGCGTTGTATCCGAAGCAGAGGACGGCCTTCTGGGCGTTGTTCTGGACCCGCAGTACGAGACGAACCACTGGCTTTATCTATATTATTCGCCTGCTGGCGATGACCCCAAAAACATTCTGGCCCGGTACGAACTCCGGGGAGATGAACTGGTCATGTCGTCACGAAAAGTACTGCTCGAAATTCCTACCCAGCGCGAGCAATGCTGTCATACAGGCGGAGGTATGGTTTTCGATCGTTCGGGCAATCTTTATCTGGCTACTGGCGATAATACCAGCCCAAGGGTAACGGGATATACGCCCATTGATGAGCGACCTGGCCGGGCAGCCTGGGACGCACAGAAATCATCGGCGAATACCAACGATCTGCGGGGCAAAATTATTCGCATTCAACCTACGGCAAATGGCTCGTATACCATTCCAGCCGGGAATTTATTTCCGAAAGGAACCTACCCGTCGGACCGAGCGAAAACCCGCCCCGAAATTTACATCATGGGCTTGCGTAATCCCTGGCGCTTGTCGATTGATAGCCGAACCGGGTATTTGTATTGGGGGGAAGTGGGCCCCGACATGCGCGATTCGGTGGGCGTTGGTCCGAATGGCTATGACGATTTCAATCAGGCACGTAAAGCAGGAAATTTCGGCTGGCCTTACTTTGTGGGCGATAATGCTGCCTATTGGGATCGGGACTTTGCTACCGGCCAATCGGGCGAACGGTTTAATCCGGCTAAACCCGTTAATAATTCACCCAATAACACCGGGCTGAACGAACTACCGCCAGCGCAGGGGGCATTTATCTGGTATTCATATGGAGCCTCCAGGGAGTTCCCCATTATGGGTAGTGGAGGGCGCAGTGCTGTAGGTGGGCCAATTTTTCATAAAGCCGATTTTAAAAACGCTGAGCGCCTTTTTCCCGACTATTACGAAGGGAAATGGTTTATCACCGATTTCATCCGGGGCTGGATAATGGCCGTTACCATGGATCAGCAGAGCAAGTATGTATCGATGGAGCGGTTCCTGCCCAATGAACGTTTCGATAGCCCTATCGACATGAAATTTGGGGCCAGTGGCGACCTCTACCTGCTTGAATATGGGAGCAACTGGTTTCGTGGAAACGACAATGCCCGATTAGTAAAGATCGAATACAATGGTGGCAATCGTAAACCCGTTGTTCATGTCTCCGCCGACAAAACGAGTGGAGCCGCCCCGTTTCAGGTGAAACTATCATCCAAAGGGTCAATGGATTACGAT
This window of the Spirosoma aerolatum genome carries:
- a CDS encoding glycoside hydrolase family 2 TIM barrel-domain containing protein; this translates as MRTGLLVFSLLAGHLLTGCHGSTAPNNETSSTVKPTAIHWTGQSYELLRNGKPYFIQGAGGKSHFERLKACGGNSIRIWDDLDADQILAQAQRLDLTVLFGIWVAKEADGFDYHDRQAVDQQFEQIRKTVLKYRNHPALLMWCVGNEWAQDANNFGVFDEVNRIAAMIHELDPDHPVTTAIAPDSGRAIWLVRERCPEIDILSFNVYGTISSVTQYLKEGGWTKPYLISEFGAKGYWEEPHTPWETAIEPTSQQKYEFVRHTYPQYIGSRPPNCLGSYMFYWGSKQEDTHTWFSMFDEQGRETSLVGLMQELWTKRVPDNQSPVIRQIRIDGAIKMGVQWSAAERVHQVQVLATDADNDSLTYHWEIKPAARLTADYIDTPIQTIDGLITSTAINAIQFVLPSKPGAYRLFVFVYDTHQHVATANVPFLVKGEKAVQ
- a CDS encoding MOP flippase family protein, translated to MSNTQKAMNGGKWITVSTGIATLFQFIQVAVLARVLAPSDFGIVSVSNLILAFFQVFANLGFANSIIYKQESDRNVLSTLYYLNLLVGFVIFIVIHLSSPSIIAFYHEPKLAQVLNLSSYYFVIVYFGQIYMFLLEKELRFKSVAIIDITGSVLGTAVTVTLAYNGYHELSLIIGSLVSQTTRSILQIAFGLKFFIPKLYFNIYTIKEHLRFGVYNMGDGFLGYVQSNTDNIFLGGMLGVKMLGYYTVAYQLCVFPIMKLNPIILQVAYPILARMKENTSELRKSYLKILDFISYCNLPLLAGLFITADTVVPLIYGPGWEKSIELIRIFVFVGVFICLSHPLYTVAFTRGKPSLLFYLNLGTLIVKIPLVYLFGTYWGVMGIAIAFLLTTFLNMLVNFGMVNYLIGDFFGDFLKNIAKPITFCLIMVAIISIYKMLIGYSGPINAFAEIAIGGAIYAVLTLAYKLSFDQIKAYRQGLL
- a CDS encoding gliding motility-associated C-terminal domain-containing protein — its product is MIGAARKVIRNSHRLSITLRLAIGLIACFLYARPQLVTAQQCANPAGELVIDQTFGVAGNPVSIANQTTYEFEPIDCPGDGQYAVLSSLDGTCFNSTWYAVDRDHTSASIRGNMLVVNGGNKPGVFYQQAVSGLCKGTSYEVSFWVMNLLRTETCLNALIPNLSISIETSEGLVIQSLTIGQIPQTDTPTWRRCSVLFTAPTSTEDIVIKLINNQGDYGCGNDMALDDFQVRQCGECPDQPETVYIPDAFSPNNDGMNDRLAFFTQLRTSNAFSIRVFNRWGNLIFSSQNPAETWDGTFNGSPCPADTYTWIVTYQSVTLPKREISQTGRVFLFR
- a CDS encoding 4'-phosphopantetheinyl transferase family protein, producing the protein MAVFRFEWPRQIELDELLSELSFAEIERAKRFRRQEDQLRFAYGRCILRRLLGNYIGQPLASIELTEGMNRKPVFTNSPGWQFNISHSGNWVLVAISTVWVGVDLEKSIQGFDFQGIVSQSFSKSEQQFVDKSLNRVNAFYTIWTRKEALVKATAKGVDEDFVRVPSLDGIHSVDSLVIGSSGDWLVNSFWVAEGYTAAVAYPGTIKGPLFYTLDSRFFRRG
- a CDS encoding PQQ-dependent sugar dehydrogenase, whose protein sequence is MRKLPSLLLSIIVLIILLAFSSVEHGLLIGPVDTGLPPEENRFTRVVIADKLDEPMAMTMLNDGRVLFIERKGQIHIYNPATGKINLIATIPVSTKYTSKEGVVSEAEDGLLGVVLDPQYETNHWLYLYYSPAGDDPKNILARYELRGDELVMSSRKVLLEIPTQREQCCHTGGGMVFDRSGNLYLATGDNTSPRVTGYTPIDERPGRAAWDAQKSSANTNDLRGKIIRIQPTANGSYTIPAGNLFPKGTYPSDRAKTRPEIYIMGLRNPWRLSIDSRTGYLYWGEVGPDMRDSVGVGPNGYDDFNQARKAGNFGWPYFVGDNAAYWDRDFATGQSGERFNPAKPVNNSPNNTGLNELPPAQGAFIWYSYGASREFPIMGSGGRSAVGGPIFHKADFKNAERLFPDYYEGKWFITDFIRGWIMAVTMDQQSKYVSMERFLPNERFDSPIDMKFGASGDLYLLEYGSNWFRGNDNARLVKIEYNGGNRKPVVHVSADKTSGAAPFQVKLSSKGSMDYDGDALLYQWEVNSSNGVSRTSSEANPAFTLEQPGLYTATLTVKDPKGATNSQSLELKAGNESPVVAFSITRGNKTFFFPGQTIEYAVDVSDKEDGSLMDGRISPSQVAVTIQYVPDGFDKVELVAGHRYADAAAMLASTAKQLMAGSDCQACHSVETRSVGPAYKEIAAKYKGDNSAPERLAKKVIAGGKGVWGESSMSPHPGLSMTEATQIVTYILSLSDEKATVKMLPTRGSYTMDIPSGESTKGSFVLRAAYTDRGSSLIPASSSESLIFLRNPTVAPETADESKQTELITAQGKAFYVVGSGAYLGYHDMDLSGVSQVDFAVQASPKVDAAGGTIEIRLDSPSGKLIGETAFIEIRDPTRPVGSHAGQVPRPAPVKARIAGVEGIHKLYFVFKNANARDNQILMRVSSIQFIPGDA